A window of the Henckelia pumila isolate YLH828 chromosome 3, ASM3356847v2, whole genome shotgun sequence genome harbors these coding sequences:
- the LOC140889443 gene encoding uncharacterized protein, with amino-acid sequence MAKMKFHVKAIVVKGRKKVLYAEVENKLVDVLLSFLTLPLGTIVRLLVKYYESREAPIIGSLNSLYRGLETMNIGRFFRVEDVKMMLLQPRNPFELEIDKLHARKCIIGKYFDSSCGLLMNKKVAPMEDLYNQLLELHYCQPLMSQGESVSTKSLSSFILGDDLQILPNDPQSRSQILRQHQVEDKDMLEEMSFFWGFQQIMALLEGSLLSKTPLSNIIFRTPWQMRNDVSPVVKSKQNSLMGKTSWRVTLKVYVQSSTKRVVFIESSGDFVEILFGFLAFSLGTAHRLCNGDCGLGSIGNLYHSASRLDMKLLAKKGLIYRFLSKMKLPYAYESASLKNFQVKDPKEGENFLKTPILVMEDLEVSTTPASAALSTMNRLKISVWDIQRQELEIGVEEVSCLLKAALHSKCALTDGLQRFLK; translated from the exons ATGGCGAAAATGAAATTCCATGTGAAAGCTATAGTAGTCAAAGGGAGAAAGAAAGTTTTGTATGCTGAAGTGGAAAACAAGTTGGTTGATGTTTTATTGAGTTTTTTGACGTTGCCGCTAGGAACCATTGTAAGACTCCTCGTCAAATACTATGAATCACGGGAGGCACCAATTATTGGAAGCCTGAATTCTTTGTACAGAGGTTTGGAAACCATGAATATTGGCCGCTTTTTCCGGGTTGAGGACGTTAAGATGATGCTGCTCCAGCCAAGAAATCCTTTCGAACTTGAGATTGATAAACTCCATGCCCGTAAATGCATAATTGGCAAGTACTTTGACAGTTCATGTGGTCTCTTAATGAACAAGAAAGTAGCCCCCATGGAAGATTTGTACAATCAATTACTGGAGTTACACTACTGCCAACCCTTGATGAGCCAAGGTGAAAGTGTTTCTACAAAGTCATTATCATCCTTCATACTTGGCGATGATCTTCAGATTCTGCCTAACGACCCACAATCTCGTTCCCAAATTCTAAGACAACACCAGGTTGAAGATAAAGACATGCTCGAAGAAATGTCTTTCTTTTGGGGTTTTCAACAG ATCATGGCATTGCTGGAAGGATCTCTGCTTTCGAAAACTCCACTATCCAACATAATATTTCGTACACCATGGCAAATGAGGAACGATGTCTCCCCTGTCGTCAAGTCTAAGCAAAATAGTCTCATGGGGAAAACCAGTTGGCGAGTGACTTTAAAAGTATATGTACAAAGTTCCACCAAGAGGGTTGTGTTTATCGAATCTAGCGGAGATTTTGTCGAGATTCTATTTGGTTTCCTGGCCTTTTCCTTAGGAACTGCTCATCGGCTTTGTAATGGTGACTGCGGTCTTGGGAGCATAGGTAATCTATACCATAGTGCGTCTCGGTTGGATATGAAGTTGCTTGCGAAGAAAGGACTAATTTATAGGTTTTTAAGTAAAATGAAACTTCCATATGCCTATGAATCCGCCTCAttgaaaaattttcaagttaAAGATCCAAAAGAAGGTGAAAATTTTCTCAAGACACCCATTTTGGTGATGGAAGATTTGGAGGTATCCACTACACCGGCAAGTGCGGCTCTTTCCACTATGAATCGTTTGAAAATTTCGGTATGGGATATCCAAAGACAAGAACTCGAGATTGGGGTTGAAGAG gTATCATGCTTGCTAAAGGCAGCTCTTCACTCAAAATGTGCTTTAACCGATGGATTGCAACGATTCTTGAAGTGA